The DNA region CTCGGCAAACTCCAGCCCCTGGCCTTTGAAGCTGGAGTGGTAGGCGCCGCTGAAGATCTCGCTGACGATATTTTTGGTGCGGATCTCGATCTTTTCGATCCGGGCAAGGATCTCCGCCGGAGTGCGGGATGGCATGGCCTGCTCCTTTTACGGAACTTCTATTTCTTCGAAGATGCGGGTGATGATCTCTTCCGTGCTCACCTGTTCCGCCTCGGCCTCGTAGGAAAGGATGATCCGGTGGCGCAAAACGTCTTTGCCGATCGCCTTGATGTCGTCCGGGATCACGTAGCCGCGGTGCTCGAGGAAGGCGTGCGCTTTGGCGGCTCGGGCCAGGAAGATCGTCGCCCGGGGTGAAGCGCCGTATTGGATCAAACCGTTCAGGGATGAGACGCGAGGATAGCGCTGGGGATGGCGGGTGGCTTGGATGAGGTGGAGGATGTAGTCCTTGAGCCGCTCTTCCATATACATTTCCCCGATCACTCCGCGCATTTTCTCCAATGCCTCGGGCTTGAGGACCTGCTTCACATTCAGCTCGCTCTCCGTAACCATGCGCTCCAGGATCAGCCGTTCCTCGTCAAAGCTGGGATACTTGATCTTCAGCTTCATCAGGAAGCGGTCGATCTGGGCCTCGGGCAGCGGATAGGTGCCCTCGTGTTCGATCGGATTTTGGGTGGCCATGACGAAAAAGGGCTTGGGCAAAGGATAGGTGGTGTCGCCGATGGTCACCTGCCTCTCCTGCATGGCTTCCAGAAGGGCGGATTGCACTTTGGAGGGCGCCCGGTTGATCTCGTCGGCCAAAATGAAATTGGCAAAGATCGGGCCCTGTTTGGGCGTGAATTCGCCTGTCTTCTGGTTGTAGATCAGCGTGCCGGTGATATCCGCGGGAAGGAGGTCGGGAGTGAACTGGATGCGCTTGTAGCTGGCGTCGAAAGCTTTGGAGAGGGTGCTGATGATCAGGGTCTTGGCCAGCCCGGGAACGCCTTCGATGAG from Candidatus Syntrophosphaera sp. includes:
- a CDS encoding MoxR family ATPase, whose protein sequence is MDIDKINSKAEKSSKALDSLREEIGKVIVGQEGIIKRLLIGMLANGHVLIEGVPGLAKTLIISTLSKAFDASYKRIQFTPDLLPADITGTLIYNQKTGEFTPKQGPIFANFILADEINRAPSKVQSALLEAMQERQVTIGDTTYPLPKPFFVMATQNPIEHEGTYPLPEAQIDRFLMKLKIKYPSFDEERLILERMVTESELNVKQVLKPEALEKMRGVIGEMYMEERLKDYILHLIQATRHPQRYPRVSSLNGLIQYGASPRATIFLARAAKAHAFLEHRGYVIPDDIKAIGKDVLRHRIILSYEAEAEQVSTEEIITRIFEEIEVP